Proteins from a single region of Salipiger sp. H15:
- the gluQRS gene encoding tRNA glutamyl-Q(34) synthetase GluQRS, with translation MRTRFAPSPTGPLHLGHAYSALLAEGMVREAHGTFLLRIEDIDSTRSRPQWEAQIHDDLRWLGIRWDEEPLRQSDRLPAYEAALDGLWARELIYPCTCSRRDILAAASAPQEGAEPAYGPDGLVYPGTCRDLRAPGYGRAPRPRGEALRLNMARALEIAGTDLWFEETGAGPAGDTGRIALSPEQLLHQVGDVVLSRRDFPGSYHLSVVLDDAAQEISHVVRGRDLFDATAIHVVLQRVMGLPTPVYHHHALIRDAEGKRLAKRDDARAIATYRAEGATPGDIRRMVGLAG, from the coding sequence TTGCGTACGCGCTTTGCCCCTTCGCCCACCGGCCCGCTGCACCTTGGCCACGCCTACTCGGCGCTGCTGGCCGAGGGCATGGTGCGGGAGGCGCACGGCACCTTCCTGCTGCGCATCGAGGACATCGACAGCACCCGCTCGCGCCCGCAGTGGGAGGCGCAGATCCATGACGATTTGCGCTGGCTCGGCATTCGCTGGGACGAGGAACCGCTGCGCCAGTCGGACCGGCTGCCCGCCTACGAGGCGGCGCTCGACGGTCTCTGGGCCCGCGAGCTGATCTACCCCTGCACCTGCAGCCGCCGCGACATCTTGGCCGCCGCCTCGGCGCCGCAGGAGGGCGCGGAGCCCGCCTACGGCCCGGACGGGCTGGTCTATCCCGGCACCTGCCGCGACCTGCGCGCCCCCGGCTACGGGCGCGCGCCGCGCCCGCGGGGCGAAGCGCTGCGGCTGAACATGGCGCGGGCGCTGGAGATCGCCGGCACGGATCTGTGGTTCGAGGAGACCGGTGCGGGGCCCGCGGGCGACACCGGGCGCATCGCCCTCTCCCCCGAACAGCTGTTGCATCAGGTCGGCGACGTGGTGCTGTCGCGGCGGGACTTTCCCGGCTCCTATCACCTGTCGGTGGTGCTCGACGACGCGGCGCAGGAGATCAGCCACGTCGTGCGCGGCCGCGATCTCTTCGACGCGACGGCGATCCACGTGGTGCTGCAGCGGGTGATGGGCCTGCCCACGCCGGTCTACCACCACCACGCGCTGATCCGCGACGCGGAGGGCAAGCGCCTCGCCAAGCGCGACGACGCGCGGGCGATCGCCACCTACCGCGCCGAGGGCGCGACGCCGGGGGACATCCGGCGCATGGTCGGGCTCGCGGGCTGA
- the hisI gene encoding phosphoribosyl-AMP cyclohydrolase — MSFDPATLVYDANGLIPCIAQEEATGEVLMMAWMNAESVARTLETGRVTYWSRSRKSFWVKGESSGHAQELVELRVDCDRDCLLALVRQTGPACHTNRRSCFYTALRGGEEVEIMAPMHED; from the coding sequence ATGAGCTTCGATCCCGCCACCCTGGTCTACGACGCCAATGGGCTGATCCCCTGCATCGCGCAGGAAGAGGCGACGGGCGAGGTGCTGATGATGGCCTGGATGAACGCCGAGTCGGTGGCCCGCACGCTCGAGACCGGCCGCGTCACCTACTGGTCGCGCTCGCGGAAGAGCTTCTGGGTCAAGGGCGAAAGCTCGGGCCACGCGCAGGAGCTGGTCGAGCTGCGCGTCGATTGCGACCGAGATTGCCTGCTGGCCCTCGTGCGCCAGACCGGCCCGGCCTGCCACACCAACCGCCGAAGCTGCTTCTACACCGCCCTGCGCGGCGGCGAGGAAGTCGAGATCATGGCACCGATGCACGAGGACTGA
- a CDS encoding iron-sulfur cluster assembly scaffold protein codes for MSATTSAETDLIKLYSSRILALAADIPRTERLEHPDATVKKRSPLCGSTVTVDLVLEGGRVSDFGQDVKACALGQAAASVVGGAIIGCTPEQLAEARDALRAMLKEDGPTPPAPFDGLEVLRPAAAYRNRHASIMLALEAATEAAEQIAAARSA; via the coding sequence ATGTCCGCCACCACCTCCGCAGAAACCGACCTGATCAAGCTCTACTCCTCGCGCATCCTCGCGCTGGCGGCGGATATTCCCCGGACCGAGCGGCTGGAGCATCCCGATGCCACGGTGAAAAAGCGCTCGCCGCTCTGCGGCTCGACGGTGACCGTGGACCTGGTGCTGGAAGGCGGTCGGGTGAGCGACTTCGGTCAGGACGTGAAGGCCTGCGCGCTTGGCCAGGCGGCGGCCTCGGTGGTGGGCGGCGCGATCATCGGCTGCACCCCCGAGCAGCTGGCCGAGGCGCGCGACGCGCTGCGCGCCATGCTGAAGGAGGACGGTCCGACGCCGCCCGCGCCCTTCGACGGGCTCGAGGTGCTGCGCCCGGCGGCGGCCTACAGGAACCGCCACGCCTCGATCATGCTGGCGCTCGAGGCGGCGACCGAGGCGGCCGAGCAGATCGCCGCGGCGCGCAGCGCCTGA